From one Alosa alosa isolate M-15738 ecotype Scorff River chromosome 5, AALO_Geno_1.1, whole genome shotgun sequence genomic stretch:
- the lzts1 gene encoding LOW QUALITY PROTEIN: leucine zipper putative tumor suppressor 2 homolog (The sequence of the model RefSeq protein was modified relative to this genomic sequence to represent the inferred CDS: deleted 1 base in 1 codon) has translation MGSVSSLISGHGLNSKHCRASQHKLKKGLHSKRTGRSLDGLLKYGFSQDPSSTNNNNKGIFHSAKSDDFFYIKVSHKTKPGYHRNASLEDRDGVSLDTEAGQGTPPELIPMSGKLEKSVEKALIRPTAFKPVLPRSSSSSMETHNSLNQILGRGLSPSERSKDTPEPKQDAGSGTLTDSGRNSMSSLPTHSTGYSSQLDGTSIGTGTGTGMSTGHLVRYSSSAHNVSLQQHLSGNSSGLSGGSGSAWLGDSSSGIGEITVGSWMNTTGTSNQSVNGRANASTLSDSLTAAMNLNRDIAAAATACTSDGPLSLEFFSETNATKPKANTPVSEVGCVRSPISMDESMILQLERRLLERESELQELVVCLEDKEADTCQLFEEKQRYCAEEMQGLKQRCSTKLRQASQRALRAQQLLQLQVIQLQQDKEQLQEEVDRLEREREAAEGRMRSYERENIQLAPTLEETQWEVCQKSGEISLLKQQLKDSQADVGHKLSDIVNLKAALREAKSKMEELEKKNKENEDSIRSRCAEVEVCQNELQRKKNEADLLREKVGRLETDIKGMKQELSLAKEEQVKLQSSRAKLEEEHLKLQITRAKMEVFGKAEAMDQDNTERNRHRDAMADTDTLQREVERMRKELMEEKQKKDKMVNNFQQERQTWNKEKDKVIRYQKQLQYNYLQMHKKNQDLEKILRELTAEMDSRTELDMDIHSPPLRYDNMVATEI, from the exons atgggCAGCGTCAGCAGTTTGATCTCAGGACACGGTCTCAACAGCAAGCACTGCCGCGCCTCCCAGCACAAACTCAAAAAGGGACTCCACTCCAAGCGAACAGGCAGGAGTTTGGACGGCCTTCTGAAGTATGGTTTCTCTCAGGACCCCAGCAGcactaataataacaacaaaggTATTTTCCACTCGGCCAAAAGCGACGACTTCTTTTACATCAAGGTGAGCCATAAGACCAAGCCTGGTTACCATAGAAACGCGTCATTAGAGGACCGTGATGGAGTATCGCTGGATACCGAAGCCGGTCAAGGGACTCCCCCGGAACTAATACCGATGTCTGGAAAACTGGAGAAG AGTGTAGAGAAGGCCCTCATCCGACCCACGGCTTTCAAGCCTGTGCTTCCCAGAAGCAGCAGCTCCTCCATGGAAACGCACAACAGCCTGAACCAGATCCTAGGCCGTGGGCTCAGCCCGTCCGAGCGCTCCAAGGACACCCCAGAGCCCAAACAGGATGCCGGATCGGGCACGCTGACCGACTCGGGCCGCAACTCCATGTCCAGTCTACCAACCCACAGCACCGGGTACAGCAGCCAGCTGGATGGCACCAGTATCGGCACTGGGACCGGTACCGGCATGTCCACAGGCCACCTGGTCCGCTACAGTAGCTCGGCCCACAACGTTAGCCTACAGCAGCACCTGAGCGGGAACTCGTCGGGGCTGAGT GGCGGGTCGGGGTCGGCGTGGCTCGGGGACAGCAGTTCGGGGATTGGCGAGATAACCGTGGGCAGCTGGATGAATACCACGGGCACTAGCAACCAATCGGTTAACGGGCGAGCGAACGCGTCGACGCTCAGTGACAGCCTGACGGCGGCGATGAACTTGAATAGAGACATAGCCGCCGCGGCTACCGCGTGCACTTCCGATGGTCCACTCAGCCTGGAGTTCTTTTCCGAGACGAACGCGACCAAACCCAAGGCCAACACGCCGGTCTCGGAGGTGGGCTGCGTGCGCTCACCGATCTCGATGGACGAGTCTATGATCCTGCAACTGGAGCGGAGGCTTCTGGAGCGCGAGTCGGAGCTGCAGGAGCTCGTAGTCTGCCTGGAGGACAAGGAGGCGGACACTTGCCAGCTGTTCGAGGAGAAGCAGCGCTACTGCGCCGAGGAGATGCAGGGCCTCAAGCAACGCTGCTCCACCAAGCTCCGCCAGGCTTCGCAGCGGGCGCTCCGGGCACAACAACTGCTGCAGCTACAGGTCATCCAGCTCCAGCAGGACAAGGAGCAGCTCCAGGAGGAGGTGGACCGGCTTGAGCGGGAGAGGGAGGCTGCCGAGGGGAGGATGAGGAGCTACGAGAGGGAGAACATCCAGCTGGCCCCCACCCTGGAGGAGACACAGTGGGAG GTGTGCCAAAAATCGGGGGAAATATCGCTCCTGAAACAGCAACTGAAAGACTCGCAGGCAGATGTCGGACACAAGCTGAGCGATATCGTCAACCTCAAAGCGGCACTCAGGGAGGCCAAGAGCAAGatggaggagctggagaagaaGAACAAGGAAAACGAAGACAGCATCCGCTCTCGTTGCGCAGAAGTCGAG GTATGCCAGAATGAactacaaagaaagaaaaatgaggCAGACCTCCTGAGAGAGAAGGTGGGCCGCTTGGAGACTGACATCAAGGGCATGAAGCAGGAGCTGAGTCTGGCCAAGGAGGAGCAGGTGAAACTGCAGAGCAGCAGAGCCAAGCTGGAGGAGGAGCACCTGAAGCTGCAGATCACTAGAGCCAAGATGGAGGTCTTTGGCAAGGCTGAGGCAATGGATCAAGACAACACTGAGAGAAACAGGCATAGAGACGCAATGGCGGACACTGACACCCTGCaaagggaggtggagaggatgaggaaggaACTGATGGAggagaaacaaaagaaagacaAGATGGTGAACAACTTCCAGCAGGAGAGACAGACGTGGAACAAGGAAAAGGACAAAGTGATCCGATACCAAAAGCAGCTGCAGTACAACTACTTGCAGATGCACAAAAAGAACCAAGATTTGGAGAAAATCCTGCGGGAGCTGACTGCAGAGATGGACAGCCGGACTGAGCTTGACATGGACATTCACAGTCCCCCGCTTCGCTACGACAACATGGTTGCCACAGAGATATAA